In Theileria equi strain WA chromosome 3, complete sequence, the genomic window TTCGTTCTCTTGCTTTTGTTGAAGACCTTTGGAGTATTCAGCTTGCCAACCATCAACTTGTTCTTCGCTTTCATCAGCTACTCAGTTGGTGCTATCTTTGTAGCTTCCTTCTTGAGATTTGCTGGTGGCGTCTTCACCAAGCCAGTTGAGCTCTCCCTTGAGGCTCCAGAATCAGCTCTTCACAAGGATTTGCCATTTTTCTTGGATGGAGTCTACCTCACCGCCGTTGACTTGTACTCTTTGTTTGCTGTTCTATTTACAGCCTTCTTGTGGCTCATGCCTTCCTCTGCTCAAGGTGTTAGCTGCTTGACAAGATTTGGACATTTGGCTTTCCCATTGGTATTgctctcattcttcctcgTTGTACACCTCGTTGTATCATTCTTTGTTGAACTCCTCTTGAGACAGAACCTTTTGACTTCACTTTTGCATGCAAAGTTTGTTGCTCTTGGTCTTTACTTGGCTGTTGTTTTGGCTCTCTTCCCTCTCTGCGTTTACTTGTTCTTGCCAGATCCAGTTGAGGATGTTGCATACAATGGTTACATCGTCTTTGGACTCTTGTGCTTGGGATTGTTCgtcttccttcttcttttggtttACACTTACTTCACTTGCGCTCATGGATCACCATTCGCTACAGTAAACATGTACTCTATTGTCCGCGGTCTTCTTCACGGTATGGCAAAGGGTTCAGCATTCTCTGTCTTTACCACCCTCGTACCATTGGTCTTGCTCTTGTTCATTGTTCACTTGTGCTTGACTTACATTGGtccacattctttggcCTTTGTTTGCTTGGGAGCAGCTGCCTTCCTTCCATTCGTTCAAACCCACACTGTCTTTGGAGCCTTGTGCCCACTCTCTAAGGATGTTGCTGTGTTGACACATGCTGAGGCTGAGGTTGTTGAACTTTTCGATGGCTTCTGTGGCTTGTCTTCACCTGTGAACGCCTCCTTGTACACATACCTTTGCTCAACTTGGACTTTGGTTGGCGTTTCTTTGCTATCTGTCTACAAGAGTCTTTCCCGCATGAGGCCATTGGATGCCCTTGGTGGAAACGTCTACGTTACTATGGTACTTGGATTCTTTGTTCCTCTCCTCTTTGTTGCTCTTTGCGTTCATGCTGCTTCCTCACTCTCCGCACCTTCCGCTTCTGGTGTTTACATCAAGAGTGTTCTTTCCCGCGGATTCTCAGGCAAACTTGGCCGCAGTGGTTCTGATGGAGCAAAGGTTGCAGGCGGTGACGGTGACGGTGACAAGGTTGGAGCTGGAGTAGGTGTCAAGGTTGAGGAAGGTGGTGCACATGCCGCTGCCCCTGAGTCTTTGGACCACGGATCTGATGACTTTGTTTTCGACTATAAGGATGCTGCTCTCTTCACAAAGAAGTCCTTGTTCTATGCCTTCCAAGGTGTTTTGTTGGTTATGGCAGTACCTCTTATCTTGGGTTTCATATTTGGCCCACACGTTTTGTTCATCTACTTGTGCTCTTTCCACGTTAGTGCATTCATCACATCTTATGTCTTCACTCACTTGGGAGCACTTTGGGAAACATGCCACGGAAATCTCAACTCTGGAAAGGTTTGCGTTGAGGATGCCGCTGATACCAAGAACTCAAAGATTTGCAACAACTTTGGACTTTTGGTAGCAAGGTTTGTTTCTCCAGCACTTAACTTGGCCGTTGCTTTCACTGTTCTCATTGCCCTTCTCTTCGCACCTCTCTTCTTGAAGCGTCTCATAGCGTCCTTCTACGCCGCCGCTGTAGCGGCTTACTATGACAACAGGGCAAAGGCCATGGCCGCTGGTATTCCTACTATCCCTTAAGCTTTCGGGACCGTAGAACATTAGTTCCTGCACAGGATCAACTACTTTGGGTTTTCACAAACTCATAACTTGTGATTAACTTGCTTTTAGCATTTACATTTGTGTCTATATGCCTGTACATTGTTGTGTAGTCTTTTGTGGTGAAAAGGGAGTCTGATCAGTTTGCTGTTGTGCATTTTCGGTACGGGTAGCATGAATTTGCGCTTGTATAGGACGTGTGGATTCTTTTTGGTGAATTTTCGGACGATTGCTTCCATGTCAaaatctacacattctgCGAGTCCCAGCGTATGcctttatttttattcccatcttttatttttgtataGGTTAGTTATATTGAGGAGGGTAAGGACAGTAGTTTGATTTTGAAGGTGAATGTGAAGCCTGGAGCCAAGCAAACTCAAGTTGTTGGAGGTTTGTAAATGTACATGGATACTTATGATTTTTAGCCCAGGAAGGACAATTGACACTTCAAATAGCTGCTCCTCCGAGAGAAGGTGCCTGTAACGAGGCTCTTGTAGAGTACGTGGCGGAAGTGTTGAAgctgaagaagaggagCATATCTTTAATTCATGGCCACAAATCTAGGGACAAGGTGTTGTCTATAACCGGGACCACGTTATCGCAGGCTATTCAGCACATAAACGAGGCAATTGATTAGTATAAATTAGTAAATGTATCTGTTACATTTCTAGAGAGCAAGAGCCCTGAAGCGAGAATGTAGAATGTGTATATAGTTGGTAAAACTAAACGTACTTCTCTATGGATGCCCTGTAAGGTTTATATCATGTGAACAAGCAACTTACTTTAGGAGTTCTTCGTTGGCGCCTACGCATTCTGCAACGACGGATCCATCCTTGAAGACTTTGAAGGCTGGAATTCCGGTGATACCGTATTGGTTTTGCAATTCTGGAACCTTGTCGACGTCGACCTTGAGGAAGACAGCACCTGGGTAGCTTTGGCTAAGGGCATCGAACCTTGGGGCAAATCTTACGCAGGGACCTGTGGTTTGAATGTAAAATAGCGGTGGACTTGTGTATGGGAGGTTGAGCAGAGATTCGTTTCTGCGAGAAAGAGAAACTTACCGCACCATGTGGCGAAGAAATCTACGACTACAACGCCTCCAGCTTGGACGGACTTTTTGAATTCTACGAAAATGTTATGAATAGGCGCGGTGGCGCGTGCCGAGCCTCTGTACGCAACGGGACATACCTTCGACGGATTCAACTTGATGGACCATTTTGTAACGTACAGCTCAGCGTAAATGTTGTTGGAACTTGTAACTTATGGTAGGAGAGAAAATTTGAGTGATTAGACACGACGAAAATACTATGGGAACTTCCAAGGCCCCAGGGGGCTGTACTTGTGTCTATATTCTAATaggaatttataaaatgttcTTTATCTTCAGATGCGTTTTATGGAATCACATTGATTCGACGCTGGCTTACTAGTTGTTGCTTCCATCGGCTATGTTGGCGTATATCTCGTACCTTTTTTTAAAGTGTTTGTAGAACACTGCAACCAATCCGATAGTTACGACTAGCGTTACACCTAAAATTAACCAGGAGTGTATCTCTTCCCTCCTTCTTATTCTTGCTTCTTCTTCCGGCTGTCGCTGTTCGCTACTCTTTTCCCCCTCTCCTTCTCCTTCCTCTGGAGTAATTTCTACAAGTGTTGAAGGATTTAGCAGTTTTGGAGATcctttttcatcttccGTTATAATGTTTCCTTCCTTGTCGTACTTTAGCACCAGGTCGTCGTTACTGCCTGGATCGTACACTGGAGCGTGCGCCTTTTCGTAGAGATCCTCATTGCCATCTGTCTTTTCGACTTGTTGGCTCTCGGTTATCTCTTCGGCGTTTGGCATGGCGTTCGGGGCGGGTATGCACTTTAAAGAATTTAGGGTACGTATACATTCAATGTGTACTCGGTGTACGCGTTAAATTTTGGATAGGTACGTCTCTACTTGATCACTGGctctttattttttcagGCGAAAAGTTAATTTTTGACTCGGGTCACTGGCTGTTGGAAGGGTTGCGGATGGGAGTACAATAACAGACAGGAAAcaaaaaatttgaaatatGCGCAGGTTTTAGTATCCTGTACTAGAATTGGCTCATTTGtaacctaaaaatgtgtatcaTCGTTTGTATGCCCCCCATCCTGACTTTTAGGTTACGGTCTCTGCCTCCTCTCTTACTTTACAATTGCTACCTCCTGTATTCCGTTTGTAGAAACCATAGATTATACACTCCACTCATATcgtttatatttttcactTGTTTGTCTGTACAtattatttttatataattccttgtctatatttctcattatatttacattttcgTACCAGAAGTATATATTTCGCAAATCCATTCGTATTTATCCATGGTTTTATAGTCCAGTATATACATATCCAATTTATTCACTCGTTTACGGACTGTATTGTGTACAATCCACCGGCATCATGTTTGAGCGTAGAGTGATATTAATGGATAGAATGGAGTAGATTTGATAAACCGTTCACAGGTTGGTACTTGGCCATATCAGCTTGATTCTGCAGACAAGATGGGTATTGATCGATTAGTATATGATCGCCTTTTGGGGGTTCTGGACTTAGTCACTCGGGGCGATACCGATTCTCAGAGATTTCTGAATGAAAACCTCAATGCCTTTGAATCAGGTAGAAATGATGCTTGCATATATTACCTGGAGGTATCATTAAACTCCAACAATTTTCACGTTCGCCAAATGTCTCTCTTATTGCTAAAGAGGAGTTTATCACGAGAATGGCAAAGTCTAACCGTTGAATCAAAGAGAGGGCTTTATGATGGCATCTTTCAACTCTTGGGAATCTCCTCCGCCGAGATTAGAAGTGTTGTTTCGTCGTGTATAGTAACCCTTTACGGTTTGCAGAGCGGTAGTGATTCTAAAGTTTTCACGCATCGATTGTTGGATATCTTATCAAAAGAATCTCCAGTGGAGGTTCTTGAGGCTTCTTCGTTGGCCCTTTCCATGATTGTTGAAGATATAATATCGTTCTCATCTGATGACTCTAATGGAGTGGCATCACGCGAGAAATTCGATTTTCTGAGGGTAGAATTGTCTAGGAGTATAATACAAACTTCCACAAGCAAGCCAGAGTTGCACAGGTACTTGTCCAAGGTTCTTTTGATCATGGTGGATTCGATGGAGGTAGCAGAGTATATTTTACACCATTATTTTGATCTAGTTTGGAACCTACTTGGCTCAATATCTACTATACAGGAGAGTAGCGCtaaaaagtttgttttgaAGTGTTTGCTACGAATTTGGGACTATAGACCGAGTTCTATTCTTCAAGCTTTATTTCCTATAATCACAAGTTCGTGCAAAGATGATAGCGATCCACAAGTCCAGATAGAGGCATTGGACCTACTATCGCACATACTTCAGTCTATTCAGTATGTCGAAGGCAACAGAGAGATGCATGATATTCGGAGCGAATTCTTGACAAGGCTTCGTGCTGAACTTCCGGTTTTAATAAAGATACTCGTTGAGAacacaaaatatacatCATGGGATTATATGTCCATGGACATATCGCATATGGAGGACGATAATGCTAGCAAACCGGATAGCATTCAGGATCTTCCATCTCACACACATGTTTCCAAAAAGCTTAGGGATTCTGATGACGATGAGGATTTGGACGCCGCAGAGACCAGTACT contains:
- a CDS encoding hypothetical protein (encoded by transcript BEWA_004820A), which codes for MEGLDVASVAITSTVVALSLSFFLLRFYLNTTVNCGSFTARDLDKQPLTKEKLSLKVLKATLTHVKTVYTYLFLTVVVLGGLLVLFDNKAVLCITFLAGGLTCMLSGFLALVLSGKAPARAIHLSSKSKHESYLHLHGVAVAVATSTLLVNLVTLFVLLLLLKTFGVFSLPTINLFFAFISYSVGAIFVASFLRFAGGVFTKPVELSLEAPESALHKDLPFFLDGVYLTAVDLYSLFAVLFTAFLWLMPSSAQGVSCLTRFGHLAFPLVLLSFFLVVHLVVSFFVELLLRQNLLTSLLHAKFVALGLYLAVVLALFPLCVYLFLPDPVEDVAYNGYIVFGLLCLGLFVFLLLLVYTYFTCAHGSPFATVNMYSIVRGLLHGMAKGSAFSVFTTLVPLVLLLFIVHLCLTYIGPHSLAFVCLGAAAFLPFVQTHTVFGALCPLSKDVAVLTHAEAEVVELFDGFCGLSSPVNASLYTYLCSTWTLVGVSLLSVYKSLSRMRPLDALGGNVYVTMVLGFFVPLLFVALCVHAASSLSAPSASGVYIKSVLSRGFSGKLGRSGSDGAKVAGGDGDGDKVGAGVGVKVEEGGAHAAAPESLDHGSDDFVFDYKDAALFTKKSLFYAFQGVLLVMAVPLILGFIFGPHVLFIYLCSFHVSAFITSYVFTHLGALWETCHGNLNSGKVCVEDAADTKNSKICNNFGLLVARFVSPALNLAVAFTVLIALLFAPLFLKRLIASFYAAAVAAYYDNRAKAMAAGIPTIP
- a CDS encoding proton translocating inorganic pyrophosphatase, putative (encoded by transcript BEWA_004830A); this encodes MSKSTHSASPSVSYIEEGKDSSLILKVNVKPGAKQTQVVGAQEGQLTLQIAAPPREGACNEALVEYVAEVLKLKKRSISLIHGHKSRDKVLSITGTTLSQAIQHINEAID
- a CDS encoding thioredoxin, putative (encoded by transcript BEWA_004840A) gives rise to the protein MVHQVESVEEFKKSVQAGGVVVVDFFATWCGPCVRFAPRFDALSQSYPGAVFLKVDVDKVPELQNQYGITGIPAFKVFKDGSVVAECVGANEELLKASIEKALAL
- a CDS encoding hypothetical protein (encoded by transcript BEWA_004850A), giving the protein MPNAEEITESQQVEKTDGNEDLYEKAHAPVYDPGSNDDLVLKYDKEGNIITEDEKGSPKLLNPSTLVEITPEEGEGEGEKSSEQRQPEEEARIRRREEIHSWLILGVTLVVTIGLVAVFYKHFKKRYEIYANIADGSNN